The genomic DNA CGAGACTGACATGGTCGAGGGCGGTCAGGCGGGTGTCGCCGTCGGGATAGGTGAGGGTGATGTCGGTCAGGTTCAGGCTCATCGGGCACTCCCCAGGGCAGTCAGCGGGTCGACGGAGGTGATCCTGCGGATGGACAAGGCGGCTCCGAGGGCGCCGAGCAGGATCATCACGGCGGCCGGGAACAGGACGGTGGCGGGTGTGAGCAGGAACGGCACGGCGGAGCCGATCACGAGTGCCCCCGCGGCCGCGGCGATGCCGGTGCCGAGCAGGGCTCCGCCGACGAGCAGGACGAGCGCTTGGCCGAGGGCATCGCCGAGGAGGCTGGCGGTGGAGGCGCCCAGGGCCTTGAGTACGGCGATGTCGCCGCTGCGCTGAATGGTCCAGACGGTGAAGAAGGCCCCGACGACGAGCGCGGAGATGGCGAACAGGAAGCCGCGCATCAGCTGCAGGGCGCCGTTCTCGGAGGCATAGGAACCGATCGCGGACAGCGAGTCCTCGGGCGAGACCGTCTTGGTGCCGACCTGCTGGTCGATGAGGTCGGTGTCGGCGCCGGGCGCGGTGGTCAGGGCGATGACGGTGGCGGTCGGGCCGTCGCCGCTTTCGGTGGGCGGTGCGGTCTGCTGCCAGATGGCCCTGCTGGTCCACACGACGGGCGTGTGGCTGAAGAATGCGTCGCCCTCGACGGCGGCCACCTCCAGGCCCCGGCCTGCCAGGGCAAGGAAGTCACCGACCTCGACGCCGAGGTTCTCGGCAGCCGCGGTGGACAGCACCACCGTGCTGTCGCTGATCTTGTCGCTGTCCGGGGCGAGGTGAGAGCCGGGTTCGACACCGAAGGCCGAGACCCCGATGCTCCTGTTCCCGGCGGTGGCCTTGGTCGTGGTGATCCCCAGCGGTTCGGCGCTCTCGACACCTGGCGCCTGGGACCATTGCCGCCATTGATGCTCGGTGACAGTGGAGTTGGAATACGAGAGGTCCTGCCCGCCGGTGGGAGCCTGGAAGGCTATCTTGTCGACGGGCAATCCGGTGACCGCCGAGATGTTCTGCTGGCTGAGTCCGCCCGTCAGTCCGGACAGCAATCCGACCAGCAGGGTGATCAGCACGATGACGGCCCCCATCAAGGCGAAGCGCCCCTTGGCGAACTTCAGGTCTCTCCAGGCGACAAACACGGCTTCGGCCCGTCCTTTCCGGCGGTTGGCAGTGGTACGACTCCACTGTCGCGGCCGACCCCTGGTGCGCGCGTCTGGCACAGGACTGCACTCGGCAGGCGGAAAGACGGCATACGGGTTCTAACTTTCGATGGACGCCCGAGGACGTCTGCCTCCGTAACCTGGAATCACTGTGAACGCCGATGCCCCCGTCCTGACCCCGACCCCGCGGGCGCTGGCCTGGTGCCTGCATCTGCTGATCATCGGCTTGCTCGCCATCGCCGCAGGCCGAGCTGTGGCCGATGATGGGCCGCACGCCGGGGCGGCCGTCGTCGCCGCGACGGCGTGCGGCCTGGTATACGCGGTCGGTCCGGTGCTGCCGGGTGTCCGCCGCTCGCGGGGCGCCGCCGCGCTGTGGCTGGCCGCCGTCGGAGCTGTGTGGCTGGTTCTGCTCCTGCTGACCCGTGACGCCGTATGGGTGGCCTTCCCGCTGTATTTCCTCCAACTGCACCTGCTGCCCCGCAGGGCTGGACTGGCTGCGGTGGCGGTCACCGCCGCGGCGGCGATCGCCGGTTTCGCCGCCCACCAGCACTTCTTCAGCCCCGCCATGGCCATCGGGCCCGCGCTCGGCGCCGCCGTCGCGGTCGCGGTGGTCTGGGGATACCAGGCCCTCTACCGGGAGAGCGAAGAGCGCCGCAGACTGATCGACGAGGTCACCGCTACACGCGCGGACTTGGCCGCCGCCCAGCACATCGCCGGTGTCCTGGCCGAACGCGACCGTCTGGCCCGCGAGATCCACGACACGCTCGCCCAAGGTCTCTCCAGCATCCAGTTGCTGCTGCGCGCTGCCGAACGAGCACTGCCCGTGGCGCCGGAGAACGCGGCCCGCTATATCGACCAAGCACGGCAGGCCGCCGTGGACAACCTCGCCGAGGCACGTCGCTTCGTCGCCGCTCTGACCCCACCCACCTTGGAAGGCACCACCCTGGCCGGCGCCCTGGAACGCCTGTGCGGCACTACCAGCACCCGGCACCAGATCACCGCACGGTTCCACCTCGTCGGCGATCCCACCCCGCTGACGACAGCCCAGGAGGTCGCGTTGCTGCGCATCGCGCAGTCCGCCCTCGCCAACACCGTCCGCCACGCCGAGGCCACCACGGCCGAGGTCACGCTCAGCTACCTCGACGACCATATCGCTCTCGACGTCATCGACGACGGACTCGGCTTCGACCCCGACCAGCTCCCCGACCCCGACCCCGACGCCGGCGGATTCGGGCTACCGTCCATGCGCGCCCGCGCCCGAGCCCTCGGGGGCACCGTCACCGTCGAATCCACTCCCGGCCACGGCACCGCGGTGGCCGCCCAGCTGCCCATCCCGTCAATCGAGACCGAGGCCCGGCCGTGACCGACACCCCCATCCGCCTGCTTCTGGCCGACGATCACCCCATCGTGCGGGCCGGACTGCGCGCCGTGCTGGAAACCGAGCCCGACCTCGTCGTCATCGCCGAAGCCGCCACTGCCCAGGAGGCGATCATCCGCGCCGCCGAAGGTGACATCGACGTCGTGCTGATGGACCTCCAGTTCGGCAAGGGCATGGGCGGCGCCGAAGCAACCGCCCAGATCACCGCCCGCCAGGGAGCGCCCCGGGTGCTGATAGTCACCACCTACGATTCCGACGCCG from Nocardia higoensis includes the following:
- a CDS encoding ABC transporter permease; the protein is MFVAWRDLKFAKGRFALMGAVIVLITLLVGLLSGLTGGLSQQNISAVTGLPVDKIAFQAPTGGQDLSYSNSTVTEHQWRQWSQAPGVESAEPLGITTTKATAGNRSIGVSAFGVEPGSHLAPDSDKISDSTVVLSTAAAENLGVEVGDFLALAGRGLEVAAVEGDAFFSHTPVVWTSRAIWQQTAPPTESGDGPTATVIALTTAPGADTDLIDQQVGTKTVSPEDSLSAIGSYASENGALQLMRGFLFAISALVVGAFFTVWTIQRSGDIAVLKALGASTASLLGDALGQALVLLVGGALLGTGIAAAAGALVIGSAVPFLLTPATVLFPAAVMILLGALGAALSIRRITSVDPLTALGSAR
- a CDS encoding sensor histidine kinase; protein product: MNADAPVLTPTPRALAWCLHLLIIGLLAIAAGRAVADDGPHAGAAVVAATACGLVYAVGPVLPGVRRSRGAAALWLAAVGAVWLVLLLLTRDAVWVAFPLYFLQLHLLPRRAGLAAVAVTAAAAIAGFAAHQHFFSPAMAIGPALGAAVAVAVVWGYQALYRESEERRRLIDEVTATRADLAAAQHIAGVLAERDRLAREIHDTLAQGLSSIQLLLRAAERALPVAPENAARYIDQARQAAVDNLAEARRFVAALTPPTLEGTTLAGALERLCGTTSTRHQITARFHLVGDPTPLTTAQEVALLRIAQSALANTVRHAEATTAEVTLSYLDDHIALDVIDDGLGFDPDQLPDPDPDAGGFGLPSMRARARALGGTVTVESTPGHGTAVAAQLPIPSIETEARP